The segment gaaaattgCAGCTATGAATGTATAAGAGAGGCAGTAATGTTTCCAAGATTGCTAAATATTTAGCTGGCCATAAACTGTTGGCAGAAGGCTCATTCCATTGACAGCTATTTTTCCCAACTCCACCATAATCATGCACTCTCAATGGAGAGGGGGAagtaagcagctgccagacacaTCTAACAGCAGATTATCTCCCATGGAAAATAGATCGGGATGTTGATTCACAAAGTTTCTATATACATTAGATAATGGACTTATCATGCcgaaattttagttttttatagTTTCTCCCATATTGAAGATACAATTAATGATCCATACTTTAGATATTATAGGAATGTAAAACATGCTTCTTACAGACTCAATTGTCATGAGGTCACGATCTAAAATGTGTTTTTCCCCAGATCCTGATGACCCTAACAGAAGACCGCCCTCACTATCTAATAATTCCAGTCCTCCACAGTTGATGGCTTCGGAGCAGTCATCAGCCCCAGTCATACCTGCGACATCAGAGGATACAGTCAAGCTTACGATGATCGATGAGTCTCAACAGCAATCACCAGATTTGGACACTAAATTAGACCAGTTAATTGAACAGCAAAAATGCACCAATAGCATCCTTACAAGTATAAGTGATAGCATTTCTGAAAGTGTGGATGTGCAGAAGAAAATACTACAAATGCAAAATGTAATTGTGTCCTCTCAGAAGGAAGCAAATAATTACAATAGTGTCTATGAAGTTAGTTTGAAGAGGCAAAACAGCAAAGAAAGACTTGCTAAAAACCAACTTGAGGACTGTATGCATAATAGTGATTTAGACATTGAGTTAGACTAGATGCTCCATGAACTTGTTAATAAAGGAGAATACGCAAGATGTGCAAATGTTGAAGAGAATGTGTCACGTCATTTTAGTATTAATAATTAGATGTAagtgtagaagagaaataatgtgcTTGTTCTGTTTTTATTCTTTATGTTGtagctattttttgtttttaaaaacttCCCTGAGGGTGGTCAGTACAGCAGGGTATGTGTGCATTATAGATGCTGCAATGAATGGTTGTTAAAGGACAGAAACGTGTCCATAgactattagggcacattcacaagtTGCGGATTTACTGCAGAAATTTctcaactgaaaatctgttctatACATGTaaatgttctttattttttttatgcagtatgCACAagaattactgtaaaaaaaatctccaacgaatttgctgcatgtgaatatacccttacagtCCCAAGTGAGTGATGTAGTACAGCCCCCTACCGCAGAGACCAGGGAGTGGTaggggagctgtatacagagcattatctgtgtgtatagtgttactatcctgccttatctaggtagTAACAGTAGTACAATAGAGATGTCATCAAATCCCCTGCCCTCTAAAAATAAGATGACTCTGCTCACACTAtctcagtctacacagcaaagtcaATAAGTCAGGCAATATAGGAAATATCAGGTTATTGTGTGTGCTCCAGTAGCCAGTATGAAAAcaggaatatatattttttgttatatggattgTTGCATAAAAAAATAGTCATTATACTGTTTGTTTGTCAACTTTTAATCATGtgtttattaattgtattattatttaatttgacatttgtttatataaaaaaaactgtagtttcACAAAAAAATTCCCTACTACTTTGATATTATCAATAAATATTATGTAATTAAATCTTTTTATGAAAGTGCTTTAAAATAACAGCTCTACTATACAGTAAATGCAGCTTCTCCAATTCAGATGTTTATATAAGTTGTTACATGGATTTGTTTATTGAAAACCAAAATGTCTGTGTCGCAACATAGACAAAACAGTCTTATGTCCAATAACAGTAAAGAATTGCATCATTAATAAATAGATTTCTGAATTTGTCATCTATATGCTTGACGTGCTATCCAACAACTGAGCGCAAAGATGAATACTCATAGATGCAAAATTGAATCAGCCCTTCTACTCTATAATGGCTCAAGACACTGTTTCACCCATCATCACTCAGACCCCCAACTTACCTACACTTACTCCCATTAAACAAATGCCAGCAAACAGTTCCAACCCTTTAAAACCACTTACTGTATGAAGAGAGAGTACTACTGTTTTTTCCAAGTTATTTACCCGCTTTCTCAATGGTCTAAATTAGCACCTCACAGTTTGAGGAGCAGTGGTCTAAATGAGTTTATTGAGATTATTAGTCATCAAAGAAACCTATATGTAGAATATAGCTCCCCAAATATTGGTGCTCTTCTTTTCAATTTGCTCCCATGGACCATCCAtcacctgttagggtatgttcacacgtgcacgtccgttacggctgaaattacggagctgttttcagacgaaaacagctcctgaatttcacacgtaatggcatgtgcaggcgtttttcgcagcgtccattacggacgtaattggagctgtttttctatggagtcaatggaaaccggctccaattacgtcccaaaaagtgacatgcagttctgtgatgcgggcatcttttttacgtgccgtcttttgacagcagcgcgtaaaaaaaatgaccatctgcacagtacatcgtaaaacccattcaaatgaatgggcagatgtttgccaacactttcaagcagtattttcggccataattccaggcgtaaaacgcctgaattacgtccgtaaatattgcgtgtgaacatacccttatggttacATAGCAACTCCTGAAACTGATTCCCAATGCAGGACGAAAAGCCCTTCGTGGCTATTTAGCAAATACACATTTGATAATCTGTGAGCAGACTTTCCTATGCCCTGTAgtaattaaaaaacatttggtaTAAGTGTTTATAGAACCTTCCTCACCGAGAGTTTCTCACCATGGCTTTTGTCTCCCACAGGGGAACCATAGTTCTatcatcttaaccccttcaggactgagccatttttttatttttcattttcgtttttcactccctgcattcctagagccataacttttttatttttccgtcaatagagtggtgtgagggcttattttttgcgggaggagttgtagtttctattggtactatttatATTTctatgtaatgtactgggaaaccgataAAAAACTTCTTTGCgggctggagttggaaaaaactgggtgtgatactgtagtgataatgggagattttaattaccgggatattaattggtgtcatggatcgacttcaactgcaaaggggagacatttcttcaacctgttgcaggaaaattttatgggccagtttgtttgagacccgactagaggtgaagctctgttggatctggttatttctaataatgcagagcttgttgggaatgtcaatattcgtgaaaacctcggtaacagtgatcataatatagttatattttacctatactgtaaaaaacaaacacaggctgggagggtaaaaacacttaattttaagaaggccaatttccccaagatgagggctgcaattcaggatatagactgggaagaactaatgtcaaataatggtacaaatgataaatgggagattttcaaatctactttgggtaattatactgcaaaatgtattcctataggtaacaagtataaactactgtaattaaaccccacatggcttacaccttctgtaaaaaaggcaatacatgaaaaaaaagggcatttgaaaaatacaaatctgagagtacagctgtagcctttgtaaaatataaagagcttaataaaatctgtaaaaaggtaataaaatcagcaaaaatacaaaatgaaaggcaggtggccaaggatagtataacaaatcccccaaaaatcttcaagcatataaatgcaaaaaagccaaggtctgaacatgtaggacccctagatagtggtaatggggagttggtcacaggggatcaagagaagctaGAGTTACTAaaagggttcttccgctctgtatatacaacagaagaaagagcagctgttaatatatcagttgatatactgaattggatgaatgtagatatggtgcaggctaaattaaataaaataaacgtacacaaggccccgggaccagatgggttacaccctagagttcttaaggagcttagttcagttatttctgtccccctcttgatAATATTTAGGGATTCTCTCGTGACTGGTatggtgccaagggactggcacagggcaaatgtggtgcctattttcaaaaagggctctaggtcttcgccgggtaattatagaccagtaagcttaacatccattgtggggaaaatgtttgaggggctattgagggactatatacagaattatgtgacaataaatagtattataagtgacagccagcacggttttactaaggacagaagctgtcaaaccaacctgatttgtttttatgaagaggtgagcagaagcctagatagaggggccgctgtggatgtagtgtttttggactttgcaatgggtaaattaaggactataggtttagaaagtatagtttgtaattggattgagtatTGGCTCAAGGacggtatccagagagttgtggtcaatgattcctactctgaatggtccccggttataagtggtgtacccgagGGTTCAGTGCTGAGACACAACTATTattaaacttatttattaatgatatagaggatgggattaatagcactatttctatttttgcagatgacaccaagctatgtaatatagttcagactatagaagatgttcgtgaattgcaagcggatttaaacaaactgagtgtttgggcgtccacttggcagatgaagtttaatgtagataaatgtaaagttatgtacctgggtacgaacaacctgcaggcatcatatgtcctagggggcgctacagtcggggagtcacttgttgagaaggatctgggtgtacttgtaaatcataaactaaataacagcatgcaatgtcaatcagctgcttcaaaggccagcaagatattgtcgtgtattaaaagaggcatggactcgtgggacagggatgtaatattaccactttacaaagcattagtgaggcctcatctagaatatgcagtccagttctgggctccagttcatagaaaggatgccctggagttccatgtaaaaccccctcaaaaaacaagggggcactccctctgtctggaaaaagaaaggttcaacctgcagaggcgacaagccttctttactgtgagaacagtgaatttatggaatagcataccgcaggagctggtcacagcagggacagtagatggctttaaaaaaggcttagataatttcctagaacaaaaaaatattagctcctatgtgagaaatgttttacttcccctttcccatcccttggttgaacttgatggacatgtgtcttttttcaaccgtacaaactatgtaactatgtaactgtgcgcattaaataatgctatattgtaatagttcagacttttacggatgcagcaataccaattttgttaacttttttttatttgttacattACTTTAGGTGGAAAATGtgtaaacttttaatatattttttttagtactaaaaactttttttcactttttatttacacacgttcttagcccccctaggggacttgaactagcgatcgttGGACTgctgttacaatacactgcaatactaatgtatggcGGTATGTTGTCACTTTTTCAGGCTTCTGTTGAGCCTTGCAACAGACAggtcttaacagaggcagagtgtagGTAGTCCTGTGGGCctacattaggcccctgggcagcCATAACAACCGTTGTCAGCCCCTGATCTCATTGCGGGGGTGGGGGGGTgggtgatgagctgtcggagggggccaccccctcttttcaacgcctcagatgctattCAAACTGTTTCTACTATTTGCTATCTTCTATAAAATTCACCATTTGAACACCAATACTCTGGCGATGGGATGTTTCTCACACAGGTAAATTCTTTctctaatgtatttattttaactATGCCGGGCCGTTAAATTCCAGCTTGATTCTAACCTCTTTTTATCgtattaatatttatatatttttttatgcttcTAATTTTTTGGAAAATGTATCTGCATTGTATGTATCCCAGTTGGTTTTCTGTAGATttttttcacatgttttttttgtatttttaacatGTTCACTTTGACCTCCACTGATGAGTCTATAAAAACTACCATTGTACCCACTGTTTCTTATGTGACCTGATGATAGGGTTAATCCATCCCCAAAACGTgttgtccagtggcgtaactaccgcggtagcagccatagcagctgctacggggcccgcggcttgagggggcccgtgccgccagccgacacgccccccatatTCTCggaggcgccgctagcagccgttatggctgctacagcggtagcgccgctactatggggcccgctccgccgagcctccaacaagtatgggccgggcaacacaggccctctcatgcctgtaggcgtcgctagcaccggagggggccccggtgctagcgtcagccaaatacatgcattagcactgaatggccgggcatgttcagcgattgacgctgattggctagcggcgcgattacgtcatcgcgccacttccatgcttggaaggcgctgattgacggagcaagtcattctgccccgccaatcagcgtcattggatgacgcttgttcagctcctgcagacccgctcagaagaaAGCAGATCTGCATCGCGAGAGGACAGgcatgggatcatgtgagtatgtcaagtttttggtttttttctcataaaactgtgagtggcattatatatagtgggggctctagctacagggggttgtctatatgtgggccactatttacagggggggtctatatgtggggatgtggggcagtagctacaggggtggtctgtatgtggggcacaatctacagggggggtctatatgtggggatgtgggccactatatacagaggagtctatatggggatgtgggccactatatacaggggggtctatatgtggggatgtgggccactaaatACAGGGTGGGGTTTATATAtaaggatgtgggccactatctacaggggggtctttacAAAAAGTAAATCCATTTGCAAATAAGTATGTATATATCTATTTTCCCCAAGGCAATTACCACAATTTTGTCAGACAATCAAGTCTTAGAAGAAAGAGTATATTTACATAGACAATTCAATGAGAAATATATAACAATAAATCACAAGATATCATTTTTCACTTCTACAGTTTGTGGATGATCAGCGGTGTGCTCACCAAAAAGAATCAAAACAaactaacaaataaaaaaaaaagaattgattTTAAGGTTTGCTTCGGGGGTGTCAGGGAGTCAGTCCGAGGGCATTCTTAGAGCAATCGGACC is part of the Rhinoderma darwinii isolate aRhiDar2 chromosome 10, aRhiDar2.hap1, whole genome shotgun sequence genome and harbors:
- the LOC142661395 gene encoding uncharacterized protein LOC142661395, translating into MSVIPGSTEKQDKTGNNSAAKVKSSRKRKVIFSTLEVEKLVSTVTSHSDQLFGPIPRNEKANTWKKIMEAVNGAGQKIRTVKECKIRWQTHRRSLRDKIKKTKDQNQLECILNQRDMSIVKNFGMYDKIANEAVQNTTDPDDPNRRPPSLSNNSSPPQLMASEQSSAPVIPATSEDTVKLTMIDESQQQSPDLDTKLDQLIEQQKCTNSILTSISDSISESVDVQKKILQMQNVIVSSQKEANNYNSVYEVSLKRQNSKERLAKNQLEDCMHNSDLDIELD